CGGTACCAGTGGACCGTCCCGGCGGGAATGAAAAGCGAGTCGCCGGCCGCGACGGTGTGTTCCTCGTCGTCAATCCCGACGACGTACTCGCCCTCGAGGACGTACTGTTCGTGTTCGAGTTCGTTGGTGTGTTTCGGCACCGACGCCCCCGGTTCCAGCTCGAAGCGGCGGATCGCGAGGTTCGGCGCGCCGTCGTCGGGGCCGACGAGGACGCTCTTCGAGAGGCCCTCTCCGGCGTCGACGGCGCGTTGCTCGATCGACGCTGCGCGCTTGATCGTCGGCTCCGCCTGCGCTCGTTGCTCCGCTGGCTCGGACATATCGCAAACCACGGGCCCCGGCGACTTGGAGGTGTCTCTCCCGCCGGCCCGCCACCGACCGCTCACCCCGAGAGGACGACCCGGTCGCGAAGCCACGCCTCGGCCGCCGCCAGCGCCTCGCCGTCGCTGTCGCTGATCTTGAGGCGGTTGTGCCCCGCCTCCCGGTCGGGGTAGCAGCCCACCCGAACCCCAAAACGCTCGCGGACCTCGTTGAGACGCTCGATGAGACTCGCCTCCGGCTCCTCGGTGTAGAGGTACCGCGAGTCGACGTCGCCGTCGAATTCGTCCGCGACCCGCTCGAACATCCCCTTCATCTCCGAAGGGATCCCCGGCAGCACGTAGACGTTCTCGAGGACACATCCCGGCGACAACCCGACCGGATTGCGGAGCGGCCGCGACCCTGCCGGGATCGCCGCCTCCGCCGCGACGTCGACGTTCAGTTCGGGGTAGTCGTCGGCGATCGCCTCGAGGTGCCGTTCGACGTCCGCCCGGGCGAGGTCGTTCTCGACGAGTTCCCGATCGAACGCCGCCGCCACGCTGTCCATCGTCACGTCGTCTGGAGTCCCTCCGAGGCCGCCGGTTACGACGACCGCGTCGAAGCGCTCGCTGTAGCGTCGGGTCGCTTCGGCGATGACGTCCGTCTCGTCGGGCACGGTCAACACGCGCTCCGTGGTCACGCCGCGCTCGGCGAGTTCCGCGGCGAGCCACCTCGCGTTCGTGTTCGTCGTATCGCCGTCGAGGAGCTCGTCGCCGACCGTCAACAGGGTCGCGTTCATACCGCCGATTCGGTCGCTGCGCTCAAAAAGTCGCCGCCGGGGGCGTGGCCGCCCGGAGACGCGCCGGGACGACGTTTCCGAACTCGGCGCTACGGTGACACGCCGGACACAGACAGGCGAGGTTGTCGAGGTAGTGGGCGTCGAACTCGGCGGTCACGGGCGTCTCAACGAACGCCCGAACCGGCACGATGTGGTGGACGTCGGGGTTGCGACCGAGTTCCTCGGCCGTCGTCCCACAGAGGACGCACTCGCGGCCGTCGCGCTCGAGCGCGCGTCGTCTGGCCTGCCGCCAGCCCCGCCCGTAGTTCGGGTTCGAACCGCCCTTCCAGTTCGGATGCCCCTCCCCGGTGAAACGCTCCGAGAGCCACTCGTGTTGGCACTCGGCGGAGCAGAAGACGTGTTCGGAACGCAACCGACTAGGATAGCGTTCGACGGCGTGACCGCACCGATCGCACGATACGGTTCGCTTCCCACCGCCCCACCGTGGATTTCGTTCGCCACGTATATTACGGTCGCACCGCCACGCCTCGTTTTCGACGCACGTACTACAGTACAGCCCCTCCTTTTCCGACGGGTAGTACTGGAACTCCGTCGAACAGATCTCACACTCCGTCGTCTCTTTGCCCCCGTTCCAATTCGGGTTGTTTTCGCCCTCGAACGACTCCGAAGCGACGAGACACGCCTCCGAGCAGTACCGTTTCTCGTGCGGGGAGTGAAATTCCGTCTCGCAGTGATCACACGTTCTGTTCGGCAACACCTCGCCGTGGACGCTGCTGTGGTGGACGGCGAGGCCCCGCCGAGTATCGAACGAATCGCCGCACGACGGACACTGATGCATGCTCTCGGTTCCCTGACTATCGTATGAAAATGTTCGCTGGAGCGTACGCTGGCCGTCTTCCACGTCGCGTTCGTGTAAAGAATTTGTCAGTCCGGGTGCGGAAATTGAATCCGCCTCACAGCCGCCACAGGGCTGTAGGATGCCACTACCCCAACCCGGACACGCACTAGTATGTAGTGTACTGCAATTTATATACGTTTCGGATTGAAGTGTAACCGCAACGCGGGAACACACGACCCTCGATACCTTTTCGAACCCACCGTCCGTGGGTTTTTTACCCCCGACCGACTACCGGCGTTCGTGGCGATCACGGACAAAATCTACGTCAAAAACCACCGTCAGCTCGCCTCCCAACTCGACGCGAGCTTCCCGAAGAGCGCCTTCTCCGGTGCGACGCTCGATATTCTCTTCACCGGCGACGGCATCGCGAAACTCGACGAGGCCTCCCGAGACCGGGTACTGGAGTTCGCGGAGGACTTCCTCGACTGTGACTGCCAGGGCCACCCCCACTGTGGCTGCCCCGAGCGGAAGTTCGTCTCGTATCTCCTGGAGCTTCGCGCGCAGGGGCTCGGTCCCGACGCCGTCGTCGACGTGATGGGCGACGACTACATGTTGTACGCGTATCCGGGCGACGTGCTCTCCTTTCTCGACGACGCCGTCCGGACGCTGGAGGCGGCCGAGCGGCTCGCGGACGTCGACGGCCGCCCGGACGCCGAAGAGCGGATCGGGCGGCGGAAGCGACAGCTCTCGCGGTAGCTACGACCGAAGCGGGGCGACGAACCCGTCCCCGGGAAACCGATTCAGCCCAGCCGGAACGGCTCCTCCTCGCCCTCGTCGCCGTCG
The genomic region above belongs to Natronomonas moolapensis 8.8.11 and contains:
- a CDS encoding competence/damage-inducible protein A → MNATLLTVGDELLDGDTTNTNARWLAAELAERGVTTERVLTVPDETDVIAEATRRYSERFDAVVVTGGLGGTPDDVTMDSVAAAFDRELVENDLARADVERHLEAIADDYPELNVDVAAEAAIPAGSRPLRNPVGLSPGCVLENVYVLPGIPSEMKGMFERVADEFDGDVDSRYLYTEEPEASLIERLNEVRERFGVRVGCYPDREAGHNRLKISDSDGEALAAAEAWLRDRVVLSG
- a CDS encoding HNH endonuclease; the encoded protein is MHQCPSCGDSFDTRRGLAVHHSSVHGEVLPNRTCDHCETEFHSPHEKRYCSEACLVASESFEGENNPNWNGGKETTECEICSTEFQYYPSEKEGLYCSTCVENEAWRCDRNIRGERNPRWGGGKRTVSCDRCGHAVERYPSRLRSEHVFCSAECQHEWLSERFTGEGHPNWKGGSNPNYGRGWRQARRRALERDGRECVLCGTTAEELGRNPDVHHIVPVRAFVETPVTAEFDAHYLDNLACLCPACHRSAEFGNVVPARLRAATPPAATF
- a CDS encoding cupin domain-containing protein translates to MSEPAEQRAQAEPTIKRAASIEQRAVDAGEGLSKSVLVGPDDGAPNLAIRRFELEPGASVPKHTNELEHEQYVLEGEYVVGIDDEEHTVAAGDSLFIPAGTVHWYRNDRDAPGAFICAVPNGDDTIELLE
- a CDS encoding DUF5814 domain-containing protein, encoding MAITDKIYVKNHRQLASQLDASFPKSAFSGATLDILFTGDGIAKLDEASRDRVLEFAEDFLDCDCQGHPHCGCPERKFVSYLLELRAQGLGPDAVVDVMGDDYMLYAYPGDVLSFLDDAVRTLEAAERLADVDGRPDAEERIGRRKRQLSR